The Oscarella lobularis chromosome 8, ooOscLobu1.1, whole genome shotgun sequence nucleotide sequence TTAGTGAAGGTCACTGCCAAAGCACCGAATATCGGTGTTGGCGGGAAGTGACGAGGCGCGGGTCGCCGAGCATGGAAAGATGGCCTTGATTTTGTTGAGAATGATGGTAGCATTGCCACGCTGGAGACCCACCGATAGACGTTTGCGCCAGTAATTGACGAATGCGGCGCGATCGTTGACAAAGTCGATGGAAGGACGAACGGCGGCCTTGCGGAAGAAGTCCCGAGCAATGGGGCTCCAACGGCCGTACACCTCCATGACGAGAGGGTCAAAGAGGNNNNNNNNNNNNNNNNNNNNNNNNNNNNNNNNNNNNNNNNNNNNNNNNNNNNNNNNNNNNNNNNNNNNNNNNNNNNNNNNNNNNNNNNNNNNNNNNNNNNNNNNNNNNNNNNNNNNNNNNNNNNNNNNNNNNNNNNNNNNNNNNNNNNNNNNNNNNNNNNNNNNNNNNNNNNNNNNNNNNNNNNNNNNNNNNNNNNNNNNGGTGGATTTTGATAGCAAAATGTTGCAGTACAAATCTGTACAAGAATAAAATAAACGATGGGGGAAAATAAAGATATTACGAGTGGCAATTCAACAAAGGGTGCCGACGATATCTGAACCCAGAACGTAACTAGCTCACGAACAACCGTACAGCTGCATCGagttttagaaaagaaaaattccagttaattaaagaaattgctttcGAAAGAACGTACACAGCAGTAAGATTGCCTTTTCCTGCATCGGGAGCCGTCCAACGCACCGTCtgagacgaaacgacgccacgGTTTTTGTGCGTAACTGCCGCCTCTTCGTGCACACCGGAACCCTGCACGTGACCCACGTGATCACACGTGCGAACAGTAGATTAAATATGTATTAATGTATAATACGTATGTATCACGATGCAGTAGATTGTCTTCGCTTTGGGATCGTtggacgaaacgacgaacgttCCCTGCGTCGAATACGATTTGTTTTGGGGCCGCACTTGGCAGAGGAAGCCTTTGAAGTCGTTCCCGGAACCAGACGTCTGTTCTATGGTAACTGAACGAGTAGACGAAATAAATGAGGAAggatcttttttcttcaaggaGTCGGCGGATCTGACATTGCGAGGAGACAAACTTACTCTTGTACTCTTCTCCCGGTATATATCCGTCTTGGGCTGTCGTTGTCACTCGATATGGGCTTGTGTCGATTGGTTGAGGAGACGGGCCGTGAAAAGGTTCCATGCTTTCACAGGCGCTTGTAGGCGCACCGGTCGGTTCGCAGTCGACTCTCCGAGTAGACAGCGTcgcgagaaaagcgacgacagcAAAAAGTCCGAATCGACTCATTTGAAAGAGAAGCTGTCGCCAGGTGACTGCAGTACGTGCTGTGGGTACTCGTACACTGTGTGTTCTCTTACTCTGTCGTTGTCTTCCTCCCCCCGGATGAATAACTAGCAATGTTAGACCATTTCATTGgctttcgtgacgtcatcgagttCTTAGTGCTGCTTTCTATAGTGAGAAGAACGTAACGCTTTTTCTCCACACAGACACGCAAACGTTTATCGGAGACTGAGAGATAAAAAACAGTGACATGAAATAGGTGAGCCGCGACGTCACCGTGTACACAGAGGAATAGAATGTCGAGTTCTGTCCGAATTCAACAACTCACGGATTACGAACACCAACGACAATCACCATGGCGATGGCCAAGCCGAGACTGACAGTCATataaacgacgagaagaacttTCTCAGAAGTCTTGTTCTAATAATAGACATAATGCAATTAGTATTAACTCGTTTAGGGGCAATGTGAAGGTAACACGTACCTCAGGTTCAGAAGTCTTTTCCGATTGGTCCccttttcctttcatttCTATTTCGTTAGAATCAGAAGCGGACTTTGCCATATAGCCTTTGATCTCCAAAATCATTTCAATGATGAAAGCGATCACAGTCCAAGCGATGACAATGTAAACGGGAATGCGATCCAGAAAGCCGCCGAATTGAGCATCGGCAACATAGATGCCCAAATACACGTTGACAACTggcaaacaaaagaaatagaaatttaaaaaatagaataaatATCGGTTCATACTTCCGAGAATGAGAGCTGTTGTGCCAACGAGGAAATGAGCCCAATTGAATATAACGCgactataaataaaaaataattatgtAACCCGGATTATGTACATATGTGCAAATCCCATTACTTTTCATCATCGGGAGCACAGCGAAAAGCCGCCATAATTGGctattaaaaatcaaaaatacaaaaacTAACAGAAGCATGATATACGGTATTTTTACTTGAGCTATTGCTAGTGCAACGACTATAACGCCAATGATGGGATGAGCCGTGCGTAACCCATCCCCACCAGCcgcctaaaagaaaaaagaaaacaggttcaacccaCTGTCaattattaaatttattATCTCTCACAGTCCAGCCTTTGACGCCCGCAAAAATAACAATAAAACCAATAATGCTGAAAAGAACCGTAGTTATCATGTGAATGCGGTGAAGCTAAATAACAACAAGAAAATTACCTATTAAATAAGACGAATTAAAACCCCTGATTCCTTTACCTGAAACCAGGCTGCAGGCATTCCACTGAAGCAGAATAGCGGTTGGTCGTTGGGAAAGACTTTTTTGTAATAGCGAGCCAATATCATTCCAGTAGAAGCGAGACCAATCCACGCAAGTATCATAAATATTCCTTATCAAGATAAAATGAATTACACATATTCATTTAGAGATTTATCCTACTTACCATGAGctttgacgaatttgatTCGATCGCTAGTAGCAGATCCTGCAGATCTATCTGTAGTAATATTCACTTTGGAAGCTGTCGTCACTGGTGTCAACGAATGCCTGGGaaaaccgccgccgtcggaacCTTAGACTCCACAcatcaataaatcaaaatTGATATTAATTTCTCTACCTGTTGAAGTGCTGTATGGATAGAAAAGATACCAGGGTACATTCCAATTGTAATCTTGAGCCGTGTCCGTCGAAATGAGAGTGCGAACAATTTGGCATTGAAGAGTTCCGTCAACGAATGTGCCAAAACTGTTGCTAGTATCGAGATTCTAACAAAGGTCTAATCTCATCCTAATCTCTCTCGTGAAATCAACTTTTTACGTCAACGGTATCCTTGACATTTGGATTTCGACCATTTGGATTCCACGCGTCCTTGGCAACGACGTTACTTCCACCTGTTCTAACGCATCCCACTACGTCGTCTTCACCCTGTGAATTAAAAcaaattatttgatttatttCGATTTTAGTTATTTGTCTTTCCATGTTGACGTCCGCTGAAAATCCCAACGCAATCATTCCATCGGCTGTTGTAGTGAGTTTGATTGTGGCTTCTGTACTCGTTGTCTCAATTGTAAGACCGTATAAACACGTGGCCGGCGTGCAGTCAGATGGATTTTGATAGCAAAACTTATCATCACAATCATCAAAATCAATCTAACGATATCGTGTAAAAAATAACGCAATCTAATATCTATATGACCTTACGTTTACAAGTCTTGAAGGCGGAACAGCAGATGTTGGCTTCTGTGTTGGTACTTGTCCAGCACTGATATTAACTCGCGTCGAGCTTATCTCTGGCGTAGCAGAATGATACGGAAGAGACCCAACTGGTCCAGGACCTAATGGAAATTCACAAATATTGCatatattatttaatctaaCTCACCTGTGGTGGAGGCGTATGGATGAAGTAGGAACCATGCCTGCGTCCAATCCCGATCTTCATCTGTATCATTCGTTGTGAGATCTCGCACAATTTGGCACTGCAATAGGCCATTACTGTACGATCCCATACTCTTTCCCATGTCAAGATTCTAATAATTTAAAATTCTCTAAATTAAGGTGTCAcgtagaaattttttcgacTTGCATCTATTGTATCCAACTTATTCGGGTTCACGCCATTGGGATTCCATGAATCGACAAAAATGACGCTGTCATCAGACTTTCTATAGCAGCCAGCCACATCATCTTCACCctacaaaattaatttttaattagataaattaattaatatataatCTATAAATACCATGCTTTGATCATCGGAAAATCCAAGGGCAATCATTCCCCCTTCGCTTGTTGCGAGCGTGATTGTCGCTTGTGTTCCATCCGTTTCCACGGTGACGCCGTAGAGACACGAAGCGGGTGTGCAGTCGGCTGGTTTTCGATGGCAATAAACTGCGCTATCGGAGCACTTTCCGAAGTCGATCTAAAATGAAGAGAGTCGAGTACGTCgggttttctctctcgcgcgagcgcgacgaGACCGTCTTCCTACGTTTTGACCCTAAAATGCGGCATTCTACGCTTGATAGCAAACGTCGATTCACTGTGCGAACCTTtgccgtttcgacgacgaggaaaagaagagcgacggcTGCGAGCTAAAAGAATTCCCGAGGTCACGCCCCAAAAAAATTTGTTCGTTTAGGGGACCTTCGAGAAGAAGGGGTAGGAGGATGAGAAGGCTTACTGTTTTCATGCTtcgaaggaggaggaggagaggacGCGGGGAACGGCTTGACTCAGAGACGTCGCCAAACAGCAATTGCCGTGTCAAATatgtcgtcacgtgactgaCACGCCCAATGAGTCACGATCCATCACGAGCCCCCGTCGCGATCCCCGGAAGTGGACTGGCACATTTAATTACTTGAGCCAAGCGTCCTTGCGTTCTGACAGATGTTGTAGTTCACTCaagtttaggctttcagCTACAATTTGATTACTTGAGCCACGCCTCCTTGTGCTCACTGCCGACTAAAATTTTAGGCCTTTCAGACTGACTAGTCACGTTGCGCTCTCTCTCACCTATCAGATAGGCCTCTGCTGCGGAAAACACTGAGAACAAAGcgaaaaactaaaaaaacttCTAAGCAATAAGCACCTAATCTAGTACTCTACACTCAGTGACGACTGATCGATGGTCAGTCAGTCAATATAGAAGCCAAGCTGTCACCAAGAGAATTCCTACAGAGAAAGACCGCAATGCCTCCAATTAGCAGTGTGAGTCATTGAGTTACCGTAAGCTTGGAAAGATGCAAGAGGAGTAGCTGCTGATTTAGAAGTGGCAGTTGTACTGGCAGTGGTAGTGGTGCCTCCGGTGCCTCCAGGGTTTGTTGGGCTCTAGGATTTATGATTCTAATTTCTATAACAGCCAGGCCTAGCTGTACTCACATCAGTGCTAACGCTTCGATCACTAGTAGGAGATCCTCCAGATCTGCCTCGAGTAATATTCACTTTAGAAGCCGTCGTCACTGGTATCAACGAATGCTTGGGAAAACCGCCACCGCCGGAACCTTAGACTCCACAcatcaataaatcaaaacTGATATTAATTTCTCTACCTGTTGAAGTGCTGTATGGATAGAAAAGATACCAGGGTACATTCCAATTGTAATCTTGAGCCGTGTCCGTCGAAATGAGAGTGCGAACAATTTGGCATTGAAGAGTTCCGTCGATGAATGTGCCAAAACTGTTGCTGGCATCAAGATTCTAACAAAGGTCCAATCTCATCCTAATCTCTCTCTCATGAAATCAACTCTTTACGTCAACGGTATCCTTGACGTTTGGACTTCGACCGCTTGGATTCCACGCGTCCTTGGTAACGACGTTACTTCCGCTTGTTCTAACGCATCccacaacgtcgtcttgaccCTGTGAATTAAAAcaaattatttgatttatttCGATTTTAGTTATTTGTCTTTCCATGTTGACGTCCGCTGAAAATCCCAACGCAATCATTCCATCGGCTGTCGTAGTGAGTTTGATTGCGGCTTCTGTACTCGTTGTCTCAATTGTAAACACGTGGCCGGCGTGCAGTCAAATGGATCTCGATAGCAAAACTTATCGTCACAATTGTCAAAATCAATCTAACAATATCACGTAAAAAATAATACAATCTATTATCTATATGACCTTACGTTTACAAGTCTCGAGGGCGGAACAGGATGTTGGCTTCTGTGTTGGTACGCGTCCACCACTGATATTAACTCGCGTCGGGCTTATCAATGATACGGAAGAGACCCACCTGGTCCAGGAACTAATAGAAATTCCCAAATATTGCATTTATTATTCAATCTAACTCGCCTGTGCTGGAGGCGTATGGATAAAGTAGGAACCATGCCTGCGTCCAATCCCAATCTTGAGCTGTATCATTTGTTGTGAGATCTCGCACAATTTGGCACTGCAATAGGCCACTACTGTACGATCCCATACTTTTCCCCATGTCAAgattctaataattaaaaagtctcttaattaaggtgtcacgtagaaatttttcttgcaTCTATTGTATCCAACTCATTCGGTGCATAGCCATTGGGATTCCATGAATCGACAAGAACGACGCTGTCATTAATATCTCTATAGCAGCCAGCCACATCATCTTGACCCTacaaaattttaattaattaattaattaattaataatatatataatcTATAGATACCATGCTTCGATCATCGGAAAATCCAAGGGCAATCATTCCCCCGGTGCTTGTTGCGAGCGTGATTGTCGCTTGTGTTCCATCCGTTTCCACGGTGACGCCGTAGAGACACGAAGCGGGTGTGCAGTCGGCTGGTTTTCGATGGCAATAAACTGCGGCACTTCCGAAGGGCGTCGAGTACGTAgggttttctctttcgagcgacgagacCGTCTTCCTACGTTTTGACCCTAAAATGCGGCATTCTACGCTTGATAGCAAACGTCGATTCACTGTGCGAACCTTtgccgtttcgacgacgaggaaaagaagagcgacggcTGCGAGCTAAAAGAATTCCCGAGGTCACGCCCCAAAAAAATTTGTTCGTTTAGGGGACCTTCGAGAAGAAGGGGTAGGAGGATGAGAAGGCTTACTGTTTTCATGCTtcgaaggaggaggaggagaggacGCGGGGAACGGCTTGACTCGGAGACGTCGCCAAACAGCAATGCCGTGTCAAATatgtcgtcacgtgactgaCACGCCCAATGAGTCACGATCCGTCACGATCCCAACGAAGGGAAGTGGACTGgcacatttaattaattactgtACTTTGAGCCACGCCTCCTTGCGCTCTGACAGATGTTAGTTCACTCAAGTTTAGCCTTTCAGCTACAATTTGATTACTTGAGCCACGCCTCCTTGTGCTCACTGCCGACTAAAATTTTAGGCCTTTCAGACTGACTAGTCACGTTGCGCTATCTCTCACCTATCTTattaactagagaatgatggcccggtgttcaccgtgttgccatcatgcagagcctcccaccgcttaccgtacgcgagtgcattacatagtgtgacgtcatatttttttatgttgtcacatatACACGtggtcattacagccgttagctactacagtACCTACATGctgtaaatacttgcatgattgcaatgttttcctaaaTAGGcacttttctgacgtactgtttttttgaggaggacctatgcatgtgtacggggGCGCGTACGCAGTGGCGTCGCTAAGGGTGGGCCAGGTCGGGCCAGGCCCGaccaaaaaaaattttccttttctttgtaaGAGAGAAATTGGTTGGTTTACTAGTTAGTGTAGTTtcttagggttagggttagtaAGAATAATGCTTTTTAGTGATTCGGGTAGATTATTTttgtaaagaaaaattaatgtAGTGACCCCGCCCACCCGAAAAATTTTTCTGGGGCGGAGCCCCCAGACCCCCACATTCTGGCCCGACCAAATAGAAAATCCTAGATACGCCACTgcgtgtacgggtcatatttcctgttacccgtacgtacatacccacccacatACCCCCACATACACTCCCACATaccacatactgtacatggatacttttgattgtgacgtcagagcgtgacaatcaaaactgtcgttttggcttctcagcgcatttataacacggaaaatagcacagatcaattggaaaccaaggtttctaagcattttttccgtttatgaagaaaaaacgcctTATTCGCGTCGTAAatcaccgttttgggccccatttcgcgcatgcgctgtacaaAAAAACCGGGTTtttaggtgacgtcacaatacgaagcgtgacgaacatacatacagacatacagacatacacttccggccctaagatcacgtttgagagagcctccctccgtcGTTATACACTGAGaacaaagcaaaaaaactaaaaaaacttCTAAGCAATAAGCACGTACACCTAATCTAGTACTCTATGGTACTCTACACTCAGTGACGACTGATCGATGAATAGCTGGTCAGTCAGTCAATAAAGAAGCCAAGCTGTCACCAAGAGAATTCCTATAGAGAAAGACCGCAATGCCTCCAATTAGCAGTGTGAGTCATTGAGTTACCGTAAGCTTGAGGAGTAGCTGCTGATTTAGGAGTGGCAGTGTTTGTCGGGCTCTAGGATTTATGATTCTAATGTCTATAACAGCCAGGCCTAGCTGTACTCACATCAGTGCTTACGCTTCCATCACTAGTAGGAGATCCTCCAGATCTGCCTCGAGTAATATTCACTTTGGAAGCCGTCGTCACTGGTGTCAACGAATGCTTGGGaaaaccgccgccgtcggaacCTTAGACTCCACAcatcaataaatcaaaatTGATATTAATTTCTCTACCTGTTGAAGTGCTGTATGGATAGAGAAGATACCAGGGTTGATTCCAATTGTAATCTTGAGTTGTGTCCGTCGAAATGAGAGTGCGAACAATTTGGCATTGAAGTTTTCCGTCGATGAATGTGCCAAAACTGTTGCTAGTATCGAGATTCTAGCAAAGGTCTAATCTCATCCTAATCTCTCTCTCATGAAATCAACTCTTTACGTCAACGGTATCCTTGACATTTGGATTTCGACCATTTGGATTCCACGCGTCCTTGGCAACGACGTTACTTCCACCTGTTCTAACGCATCCCACTACGTCGTCTTGACCCTGTGAATTAAAAcaaattatttgatttatttCGATTTCAGTTATTTGTCTTTCCATGTTGACGTCCGCTGAAAATCCCAACGCAATCATTCCATCGGCTGTTGTAGTGAGTTTGATTGTGGCTTCTGTACTCGTTGTCTCAATTGTAAGACCGTATAAACACGTGGCCGGCGTGCAGTCAGATGGATCTTGATAGCAAAACTTATCATCACAATTGTCAAAATCAATCTAACGAAATCACGTAAAAAAATAACGCACTCTATTATCTATATGACCTTACGTTTACAAGTCTTGAGGGCGGAACAGCAGATGTTGGCTTCGGTGTTGGTACACGTCCAGCACTGATATTAACTCGCGTCGAGCTTATCTCTGGCGTAGCAGAATGATACGGAAGAGACCCACCTGATCCAGGACCTAATGGAAATTCCCAAATATTgcatttattattaattttaatcTAACTCACCTGTGCTGGAGGCGTATGGATGAAGTAGGAACCACTCCAGGGTCCAATCCCGATCTTGAGCTGTATCACTTGTTGTGAGATCTCGCACAATTTGGCACTGCAATAGGCCATTACTGTACGATCCCATACTCTTTCCCATGTCAAGATTCTAATAATTTAAAATTCTCTAAATTAAGGTGTCAcgtagaaattttttcgacTTGCATCTATTGTATCCAACTTATTCGGGTTCACGCCATTGGGATTCCATGAATCGACAAAAGCGACGCTGTCATCAGACTTTCTATAGCAGCCAGCCACATCATCTTGACCCTacaaaatttttaaaaaaagaaaagaacaaaataTTATGGAAAATAACAAAATAACAAAAATAACAAAATATTATGGAATATTTGTttgagccgaccaccgcagttgtacggggtggcaaacgcagtttgcgagcccgtataacggcgagggaggctctctcaaacgtgatctcaaggccggaagtgtatgtctgtatgtctgtatgtctgtaCGTCTGTTCGAGACAcagtattgtgacgtcacataagaaaaaccctTACTTTGTAAGCCGCATGCGCAACATGGGGTCTGAAACGGTGAtccaaaaaaggcgatttacggcgcgaataaagcgtttttctttgataaaCGGataaaatgcttagaaacctCTGTTACAAATTGTTCGGTGATATTTTCCGTTTTATAAATGCGCTCAGAAGGCGAGACgacggttttgattgtcacactctgacgtcacaatcaaaagtatccactcaaGTACAGTATGTGCGTGGGTATGTAggcgtgtacgggtaacaggaaatatgacccgtacacactTCCGTACACATACCTAAGCATACCTACGCTACCTACGCAGATAATAAACTTCAAAGCAAAACCACGATCAGAGAACGCATAAGTAGGATCCTAAACATGAGTCCTATGTATTTACATAGAGTATGTGTGTAGGACTGAGCTGCAGGTCTGTGATACATGTACAACAGCGTGAATACCCTgaaattttatgacgtcacatcatCTAAGGCGCTCGCGTActgtaagcggtgggaggctatTCATGATGGCCAACACcaggccatcattctctagttaattaattaataatgagCCGAcccaccgcagttgtacgggtggagcccgtataacgacggagggaggctgtctcaaacgtgatcttagggccggaagtgtatgtatgtatgtctgtaTGGGCAGGGCGGACTTTCAAAGGCGCATGCGTCGTTGTTAGGGTTATCTCCCGCTAACTCGCATTCTACGTAGGCTCGCTTTTTCCCTTTTACCTACTGAGTTTCGGGTTGTTTTGTGAAAAAAGATATTTAGTGACACTTTTTCTAGCATTTCGCTGACGGACTACGTCTGCGAAAACGCAGGGATGAAGTTCTGCGTAATGCGATTACCGATtgcctaaaaaaattttctttgtgcAAAACTACCAGTTCTTTTAGTAATCTCCCAATCGCACATGCGTTTGAGGTCAAAAAACTACCTGCACGAGGGCGAAAAATGGCGCGCGAATCGTCACGTACAGGTGCAACATGAGTCCCAAGGAATAGAAAGCGAGAATATTTAGCGCCTCTTCTATCATTGCCACGCATTCCTAACACCCTAATATGGCGCGTTTTCTGTGTCAAAATGAGCATTTGGAGATTATGTAGTGCTTGAGATATTTCATATATGATATTTGATCGTGGATATTTGATCGTGGATATTTGATCGTGGATCTTTCATCTATGATATTTGATCGTGGATCTTTCATCTATGATATTTGATCGTGGATATTTGATCGTGGATATTTGATCGTGGATATTTGATCGTGGATATTTGATCGTGGATATTTGATCGTGGATATTTGATCGTGGATATTTCATCTATGATATTTGATCGTGGATATTTGATCGTGGATATTTGATCGTGGATATTTGATCGTGGATATTTGATCGTGGATATTTGATCGTGGATATTTCATCTATGATATTTGATCGTGGATATTTGATCGTGCCACCCCGATCGCGGTCCAAATCGTGCCAGTATGATTATGGGCAGAAGAAGTGTCCATAATCAAAGAATCGAGAGGCTCTGGCGTGATGTCACGGCGGGCGTACTGCAGTTTTACAAAAGGTTATTCTATCATCTTGAAGATCATTTTGTATTGGATCCGTCTGTGGAAGAGGACATTTTTGCTCTGCACTACGTGTTTCTCCCACGTATAAATCGTCACCTAGATGAGTGGAAAAATGCATGGTGTCATCAAAATGCATGGTGTCATCACAAAATTAGAGGAGAGGGCAAAACTCCAATGCAACTCTGGATAGAAGGCCTGCTAGCCGTTTCAAGGTCAGGTTATAGGCCCGTTACCGAAATTTTGCAAAGCGATCAGGTACAGAAACAGTTTAGTGGTAGTCCTATATTAATTTAATGATGCAGGAAGGGGAGAACTGGGGTAACTACGGCATCGATTGGGAAGGGCCGATTCCCTTGGAAAGTGACTCAGACTCCGACAGAGTCACTGTCCCGGAAACCGCTTTTGCGTTGGAGCAGGATGCATACGCAACACTACGGAGCACAATTAGTCCACTACGAGATGACGGACATTACGAGATAGAGACATACCTAGAATGCAGAGAGTTTCTCAGGGATTGTTGcgaataattaatgaaagTGTGCGCCTTATATCCACGATCAAATATCCACGATCAAATATCATAGATGAAATATCCACGATCAAATATCCACGATCAAATATCCACGATCAAATATCCACGATCAAATATCCACGATCAAATATCCACGATCAAATATCCACGATCAAATATCCACGATCAAATATCCACGATCAAATATCCACGATCAAATATCCACGATCAAATATCCACGATCAAATATCATAGATAAAATATCCACGATCAAATATCCACGATCAAATATCATCGATGAAAGATCCACGATCAAATATCCACGATCAAATATCCACGATCAAATATCATATATGAAATATCTCAAGCACTACATAATCTCCAAATGCTCATTTTGACACAGAAAACGCGCCATACCCTAAGGCTTAGGTCTGAGCAGGGATACGGGCAAAATTTGGCTTTGAACTGGGTTCAATAATTTCAACACGCTCTTGTCAAAAActgcccccccccccccaactaaaaattcgtcggacctcaaatcgaagctttTTTCCCAAAGCTTCGATTAACGGAAACCCGACGCTTATCCATTGCGTGTGGACCTTATCCAAAGCCATTTTGTGACCCATAGTCATCAGAGAACACGTAACAATACCCTAATTGGTAGAGACGCGAGCATGCGCAAACAGataatggagccgaccaccgcagttgtacggggtggcaaacgcagtttgcgagcccgtataacggcggagggaggctctctcaaacgtgatgtTAGGCGCCGGAAGTGTATGTTTGTCTGTctttctgtctgtctgtctgtctgtctgtcggtcacgctattgtgacgtcacctaaaaacccgtttttttgtacagcgcatgcgtgacatagggcccaaaacggtgacccgaaaaaggcgatttacggcgcgaataaagggtttttctttcataaacggaaaaaatgcttagaaacccctgTTTACAATTGATCTCTGCTATTTTtcgtgttataaatgcgctgagacaccgaaacgacagttttgattgtcacgctctgacgtcacaatcaaaagtatccactcatgtacagttTATAGTGGGTATGTatgcgtgtacgggtaacaggaaatataACCCGTACACACTCCCGTACACAAGCATGTCTTCAAATGCAGAGAAAATTATGAAATACaatacgtcagaaaagcgcctaattagaaaaacattTAAAATTATGTAgatatgtacagtatgtaggtaggactgagctgtagggGCTAAGGGCAGTGATGACTACGTGAATATGTGGCaacataaaattaaaatttatgacgtcacactatgtaatGAACTCGCGTACGGaaagcggtgggaggctctgcatgatgtgaacaccgggccatcattctctagtttaTTATTGGCTCCCATTCATTGATGCTTGATCATGCGCGTTTGAAAGTCCGCCCTGCCGAGCTGCCCTGCCGTCTGTATGAGTTGTCTGTATGTccgtctgttcgtcacgctcagtattgtgacgtaacttaaaatcccaaaaaaggcgatttacggcccgaaaaaagcgttttttctttcataaacggaaaaatgcttagaaacccatgtttccaattgatctgtgctattttccgcgttataaatgcgctgagaaaccgaaacgacagttttgattgtcacgctctgacgtca carries:
- the LOC136190732 gene encoding ferric-chelate reductase 1-like isoform X2 — its product is MKTLAAVALLFLVVETAKIDFGKCSDSAVYCHRKPADCTPASCLYGVTVETDGTQATITLATSEGGMIALGFSDDQSMGEDDVAGCYRKSDDSVIFVDSWNPNGVNPNKLDTIDNLDMGKSMGSYSNGLLQCQIVRDLTTNDTDEDRDWTQAWFLLHPYASTTGPGPVGSLPYHSATPEISSTRVNISAGQVPTQKPTSAVPPSRLVNIDFDDCDDKFCYQNPSDCTPATCLYGLTIETTSTEATIKLTTTADGMIALGFSADVNMGEDDVVGCVRTGGSNVVAKDAWNPNGRNPNVKDTVDNLDTSNSFGTFVDGTLQCQIVRTLISTDTAQDYNWNVPWYLFYPYSTSTGSDGGGFPRHSLTPVTTASKVNITTDRSAGSATSDRIKFVKAHGIFMILAWIGLASTGMILARYYKKVFPNDQPLFCFSGMPAAWFQLHRIHMITTVLFSIIGFIVIFAGVKGWTAAGGDGLRTAHPIIGVIVVALAIAQPIMAAFRCAPDDENRVIFNWAHFLVGTTALILGIVNVYLGIYVADAQFGGFLDRIPVYIVIAWTVIAFIIEMILEIKGYMAKSASDSNEIEMKGKGDQSEKTSEPENKTSEKVLLVVYMTVSLGLAIAMVIVVGVRNP